The Flavobacteriales bacterium TMED191 genome contains a region encoding:
- a CDS encoding DUF368 domain-containing protein, with the protein MKRILLHILQGMIIGVANIIPGISGSTLAVILGIYEKLIDIITKFDIRLLALIKELNFNAVQKHISLSFLLSISLGIIISYMFMANTLEYLFKNYEHYTWAYFFGIISISAWYVSKYVKKWGLVEYLLGLLGFAISLGFFLANPNIGENQNLFFIFLCGSIGVLGMLIPGLSGSYLLVLLGNYELLMSKIFMIFNPINISNYFSGTNVNEFINYVNIFIVFMLGHIFSILLFSRSIKWLISKHKNKTFAILTGFIIGSLLWIWPWKMDESNSLTIPNFTSINDLFAISFIFIGIITIVVIEYLGRRYRNV; encoded by the coding sequence TTGAAAAGAATTCTACTTCACATATTACAAGGAATGATTATTGGTGTTGCAAATATCATTCCTGGCATTTCTGGATCTACATTGGCTGTTATTTTAGGTATTTATGAAAAGTTAATTGATATTATCACTAAATTTGACATAAGACTTTTGGCTTTAATTAAAGAGCTGAATTTTAATGCAGTACAAAAACATATTTCACTATCTTTTTTACTATCCATATCTCTAGGAATTATTATTAGCTATATGTTCATGGCTAATACATTAGAATATCTTTTTAAAAATTACGAGCATTACACATGGGCATATTTTTTTGGCATAATTAGCATATCTGCGTGGTATGTATCTAAATATGTTAAAAAATGGGGATTAGTAGAATACTTATTAGGACTATTAGGATTTGCAATATCTTTAGGTTTTTTTTTAGCAAACCCAAACATAGGTGAAAATCAAAATCTATTTTTTATTTTTTTATGCGGAAGTATTGGTGTTTTAGGTATGCTCATACCAGGTTTGTCAGGTTCATATTTACTTGTTCTATTAGGAAATTACGAGTTACTAATGTCTAAAATATTCATGATATTTAACCCTATAAACATCAGTAATTATTTTTCCGGAACTAATGTGAATGAATTTATAAATTACGTGAATATATTTATAGTATTCATGTTAGGCCACATATTTAGTATTTTACTATTTAGTAGATCCATTAAATGGTTAATATCCAAACATAAAAATAAAACATTTGCAATCCTAACTGGATTTATAATAGGTTCCCTACTGTGGATATGGCCATGGAAAATGGATGAATCAAACTCACTAACTATACCTAACTTTACAAGCATAAATGATTTGTTTGCCATTTCATTTATCTTTATAGGTATAATAACAATTGTGGTAATTGAGTATTTAGGCAGAAGATATAGAAATGTATAA
- a CDS encoding ion transporter, with the protein MSNSKSIKKKIYNIIFTTNGRYAYLFDVWLLVFIVLSCIGVILESVPSIQNKWGYLLLVLEWFFTIIFTLEYGLRIYSSKKPFKYIFSWWGIIDFLAIIPTYLRTFYPPIGVLLDIRVLRLIRVFRVFKLKKYMTGNNMMMIALDKSRPKILAFVLFVLLLAVVLGSVMYLVEGQQNGFNTLPECIYWSIVTLTTVGYGDIVPVTILGKIIATFIMILGYGIIAVPTGIVSAEIVEEKYRK; encoded by the coding sequence GTGAGTAATTCAAAATCAATAAAAAAGAAAATTTACAATATCATTTTTACCACAAATGGTCGATATGCTTATCTTTTTGATGTGTGGTTGTTAGTTTTTATTGTGCTATCCTGTATTGGAGTAATTTTAGAAAGTGTTCCAAGTATACAGAATAAGTGGGGCTATCTTTTATTAGTTTTAGAATGGTTTTTTACAATTATATTTACTTTAGAATATGGGTTAAGAATATACTCGTCAAAAAAACCTTTTAAGTATATTTTTTCATGGTGGGGAATAATAGATTTTCTTGCAATCATACCTACGTATCTTAGGACATTTTATCCACCAATAGGTGTGCTTTTAGATATAAGAGTTCTTAGACTAATTAGAGTTTTTAGGGTTTTTAAACTTAAAAAATACATGACAGGTAACAATATGATGATGATAGCATTAGATAAATCTAGACCAAAAATTTTAGCATTTGTTTTATTTGTTTTATTACTGGCTGTAGTTTTGGGTTCAGTGATGTATCTTGTTGAGGGCCAGCAAAATGGTTTCAATACACTTCCTGAGTGTATATATTGGTCAATTGTTACCCTTACCACTGTTGGTTACGGGGATATTGTACCTGTTACAATATTAGGTAAGATTATTGCTACTTTTATTATGATTTTAGGTTATGGTATCATTGCAGTTCCAACAGGGATTGTTTCTGCCGAAATTGTTGAAGAAAAGTATAGAAAATAA
- a CDS encoding rhodanese-like domain-containing protein, translating to MKEITIKELLKLKKNKVQIIDVREKYEYDNGHLNSTNIPMEDILNYQDKISREKTVVIYCQSGKRAAAVIYMLKKEFNFNNLYNLSGGYSAYNNLHKQKNIN from the coding sequence ATGAAAGAGATTACAATAAAAGAACTATTGAAGCTTAAAAAAAATAAAGTTCAGATAATTGATGTTAGAGAAAAATACGAGTATGATAATGGGCATTTAAACTCTACAAATATTCCAATGGAAGACATTCTTAATTATCAAGATAAAATTTCCCGTGAGAAAACTGTAGTAATTTATTGCCAATCAGGCAAGCGAGCAGCAGCAGTAATATACATGCTTAAAAAAGAATTTAATTTTAACAATCTATATAATCTAAGTGGTGGATATTCTGCGTATAATAATTTACACAAACAGAAAAATATAAATTGA
- a CDS encoding prohibitin family protein, with amino-acid sequence MNQKLNPIAIVGLFAAIFILLFGTRVTYTVGPGQKAVVFYRFGKGLDKENVKDQGFHFIAPWNEKYIYNVRIQEDLSIMEVLSKNGLTIRTELSYRYKPVDNKVGYVHDDLGVNYHDNIIIPEIRSVTREVIGEYLPEELYSTKREVIEDEIYERTKIALSSKNLLLDAVLIRDVTLPKTLQDAIDNKLKEEQISLEYDFKLVQAEKEAQKQIIEAEGKAKANRILSASLTDNILRDKGIEATLKLAESNNSKVVVVGSPDDGLPLILGK; translated from the coding sequence ATGAATCAAAAATTAAACCCTATCGCAATTGTTGGATTATTTGCCGCTATTTTTATATTATTATTCGGTACTAGAGTAACATACACAGTTGGTCCAGGTCAAAAGGCAGTAGTTTTTTACAGATTTGGAAAAGGATTAGATAAAGAAAATGTAAAAGATCAGGGATTTCATTTTATTGCTCCATGGAATGAGAAGTATATTTACAATGTGCGTATTCAAGAAGACCTGTCAATTATGGAGGTTTTGTCTAAGAATGGATTAACAATAAGAACTGAACTGTCTTACAGATACAAACCTGTTGATAATAAAGTTGGTTATGTTCATGATGACTTAGGTGTTAATTATCATGATAATATAATTATACCTGAAATTAGATCAGTTACTAGAGAAGTTATCGGAGAATATTTACCCGAGGAATTGTATTCTACAAAAAGGGAAGTTATTGAAGATGAAATATATGAACGTACTAAGATTGCTTTATCTTCAAAAAATCTTTTACTTGATGCAGTATTAATCAGAGATGTAACTCTACCAAAGACTCTTCAAGATGCAATTGATAATAAGTTGAAAGAAGAACAGATTTCATTGGAATATGATTTTAAATTAGTTCAGGCTGAGAAGGAAGCTCAAAAACAAATTATTGAAGCAGAAGGTAAAGCGAAGGCAAATAGAATTTTAAGTGCTAGTTTAACTGATAATATCTTGAGAGATAAAGGAATTGAGGCAACTTTAAAGCTTGCTGAATCTAATAATTCTAAAGTAGTAGTAGTTGGTTCGCCTGACGATGGTCTCCCTCTTATTTTAGGCAAATAA
- the sucD gene encoding succinate--CoA ligase subunit alpha, translating to MSILINKNSRVLVQGFTGSEGTFHSSEMLKYGTNIVAGVTPGKGGMTHLDKPVFDSVSEAVKSTSPNVSIVFVPPRFAKSAIIESINAEVPLIVCITEGIPTKDMIEVKQCLQQSKSRLIGPNCPGIITPGEIKLGIMPGFIHQKGSIGVVSRSGTLTYEAVDQLTKVGLGQSTCIGIGGDPVIGTNTCDAVKMFMNDSETSGIVLIGEIGGQMENDAAYWIRENGNKPVVGFIAGQTAPPGRKMGHAGAIVGGKDDTALAKMQIMRDCGITVVESPADIGIAMKQILEKS from the coding sequence ATGAGTATTTTAATAAATAAAAATTCAAGAGTTTTAGTCCAAGGTTTCACAGGTAGTGAAGGTACATTTCACTCATCTGAGATGCTAAAATATGGTACAAATATTGTAGCAGGAGTAACACCAGGCAAGGGTGGAATGACACATCTAGATAAACCAGTTTTTGACTCTGTTTCTGAAGCTGTTAAATCAACCAGTCCAAATGTTTCTATTGTTTTTGTTCCTCCTAGATTTGCTAAGTCTGCTATCATAGAATCTATTAATGCAGAAGTTCCATTGATTGTATGTATCACGGAGGGTATTCCCACAAAAGATATGATAGAGGTTAAACAATGTTTACAACAATCAAAATCTCGCCTTATTGGTCCAAATTGTCCCGGAATTATTACACCAGGAGAAATTAAATTAGGTATTATGCCTGGATTTATTCATCAAAAAGGAAGTATTGGTGTTGTTTCTCGTTCAGGAACTTTAACTTATGAGGCAGTTGACCAATTAACTAAAGTAGGTTTAGGTCAATCTACATGTATTGGAATTGGCGGCGATCCAGTTATTGGAACTAATACTTGTGACGCTGTTAAAATGTTTATGAATGATTCTGAGACTAGTGGAATTGTATTGATTGGTGAAATTGGGGGGCAGATGGAAAATGATGCTGCTTATTGGATCAGAGAAAATGGTAACAAACCAGTTGTTGGATTTATTGCAGGTCAAACAGCTCCTCCCGGTAGAAAAATGGGGCATGCAGGTGCAATTGTTGGAGGAAAAGACGATACCGCTTTAGCTAAAATGCAAATTATGAGAGACTGTGGCATTACTGTTGTAGAGTCACCTGCGGATATAGGAATTGCCATGAAACAAATTCTTGAAAAATCATGA
- the aroE gene encoding shikimate dehydrogenase (AroE; catalyzes the conversion of shikimate to 3-dehydroshikimate), which produces MYNLGLIGKNISHSFSKEYFEKKFKENNITNFSYSLFPLKTLNQINHFIKNEKIVGLNVTSPYKEDIIKHLDKLGPIASITKSVNTIFITPKYKKMGFNTDLFGFKSILEKLNTKNKKALILGSGGVSKTISYCLDLENIKHLIVSRYPKNKMQHYSDIKDVINDYKLIINTTPLGQFPKINNAPNIPYDLITNKHYCIDLIYNPSKTLFLKKAKTKGAQIINGKEMLIKQAEKSWTLWLKLMTKYNV; this is translated from the coding sequence ATGTATAATCTAGGTTTAATTGGCAAAAATATTAGCCATTCTTTTTCAAAAGAATATTTTGAGAAAAAATTTAAAGAAAATAACATAACAAACTTTTCATATTCACTATTTCCATTGAAAACACTCAATCAGATTAATCATTTTATAAAAAATGAAAAAATAGTTGGATTAAATGTAACAAGTCCATACAAAGAAGATATTATAAAACACTTAGATAAATTAGGACCAATAGCTAGTATTACAAAATCTGTCAACACAATTTTTATTACTCCAAAATATAAAAAGATGGGCTTTAATACAGACCTATTTGGCTTCAAAAGTATTTTAGAAAAATTGAATACAAAGAATAAAAAAGCATTAATTCTTGGCTCGGGAGGGGTGTCTAAAACTATATCATATTGTTTAGATTTAGAAAACATAAAACACCTTATAGTTTCTAGATATCCAAAAAATAAAATGCAACATTATTCTGATATTAAAGATGTAATTAATGATTATAAACTTATTATTAACACAACACCACTTGGTCAATTTCCAAAAATTAATAACGCACCAAATATTCCTTATGATTTAATAACGAATAAACATTATTGCATTGACTTGATATATAACCCATCAAAAACTCTATTTTTAAAAAAAGCTAAAACAAAAGGAGCTCAAATAATAAATGGAAAAGAAATGCTTATCAAACAAGCTGAAAAATCCTGGACTCTCTGGCTTAAATTAATGACAAAATATAATGTTTGA
- the mnmE gene encoding tRNA uridine-5-carboxymethylaminomethyl(34) synthesis GTPase MnmE codes for MNQDTICAISTSNGKGAIAVIRISGLEAINIINNILKPYSQKKISHKEKKQVSVGEIIVNNKVVDEVIVTSFTSPNSYTGENTVEISCHGSNYIQEKLIQILIQNNCRLAKRGEFTLRAFLNEKLDLSQAEGVAELIASENEKAHELAIKQMRGGFSKEIKELREKLVKFASLIELELDFSQEDVKFVNRKELLLLLNNIKQKINKLIDSFKLGNVIKNGIPVAIVGHPNSGKSTLLNKLLNEERAIVSDIKGTTRDTIEEIINFKGYKFRFIDTAGLRSTKNKIEQIGISKTYDKINESAFVLYMIDRTDFNQSKIEKEIIKIKKTLNKETTLIILVNKLDLNSQSVNFMQIKKTPVINISAKKGDGIPKLFKIIESQIEKWNDLNNEFIVISQRHFESLINTTQAIKDIDSGLKSNISGEFLSLDIKRSLEFLGEITGEISNEHLLDSIFQDFCIGK; via the coding sequence ATGAACCAAGATACAATTTGTGCTATTTCAACATCAAATGGAAAAGGTGCAATAGCTGTTATACGAATTTCAGGTTTAGAAGCCATCAATATTATCAACAATATTTTGAAACCATACAGTCAAAAAAAAATTTCTCACAAAGAAAAAAAACAAGTTTCAGTAGGAGAGATTATTGTAAATAATAAAGTTGTAGATGAGGTAATTGTAACTTCTTTTACATCTCCAAATTCATATACTGGCGAAAATACTGTAGAAATTTCATGTCATGGATCAAATTATATTCAAGAAAAATTAATTCAAATTCTAATTCAAAATAATTGTCGATTGGCCAAAAGAGGAGAATTTACTTTAAGAGCTTTTTTAAATGAAAAACTAGATTTATCGCAAGCTGAAGGAGTTGCTGAACTAATAGCATCCGAAAATGAAAAAGCACATGAACTAGCCATTAAACAAATGCGAGGAGGATTTTCAAAAGAAATTAAAGAGTTAAGAGAAAAGCTTGTCAAATTTGCTTCACTAATAGAATTGGAGTTAGATTTTAGTCAAGAGGATGTAAAATTCGTTAATAGAAAGGAACTATTATTGTTACTAAATAATATTAAACAAAAAATAAATAAACTAATTGATTCTTTTAAGCTTGGTAATGTGATAAAAAATGGTATTCCAGTTGCAATAGTTGGACATCCAAATTCAGGAAAATCAACTTTACTAAACAAATTATTAAATGAAGAAAGAGCAATTGTATCAGACATTAAAGGTACAACAAGAGATACAATTGAAGAAATCATTAATTTCAAGGGTTACAAATTTAGATTTATTGATACTGCTGGACTCAGATCAACCAAAAATAAAATTGAACAGATTGGTATTTCTAAAACATATGATAAAATAAATGAATCTGCATTTGTTTTATATATGATAGATAGAACAGATTTTAATCAAAGTAAAATTGAGAAAGAAATAATAAAAATTAAAAAAACATTAAACAAAGAAACTACACTCATTATTCTAGTAAATAAATTGGATTTAAATAGCCAGTCAGTAAATTTTATGCAAATTAAGAAGACTCCAGTAATTAATATATCTGCAAAAAAAGGCGATGGCATTCCTAAATTATTTAAAATTATTGAGTCACAAATTGAAAAATGGAATGATTTAAATAATGAATTTATTGTTATCAGTCAAAGGCATTTTGAATCATTAATAAATACAACTCAAGCAATTAAAGATATTGATTCGGGTTTAAAATCAAATATATCTGGTGAATTCCTATCGCTAGATATTAAAAGATCTTTAGAATTTCTAGGAGAGATAACAGGAGAGATTTCCAATGAACATCTTCTTGATTCGATTTTTCAAGATTTTTGCATAGGAAAATAA
- the uvrB gene encoding excinuclease ABC subunit UvrB has protein sequence MMFELKSTYSPTGDQPEAINKLLNGLKKKIKSQCLLGVTGSGKTFTMANVIEKHNTPTLILCHNKTLAAQLYEEFKTFFPNNAVEYFVSYYDYYQPEAYLPATNTYIEKDLSINEEIEKLRISTTTSLLSGRKDVIVISSVSCIYGLGNPSFFKEKSIQLNKNLHFSRKKLIICLIDALYTRTENTILQHGEFKVVGDTIIIHPSNADVHYKIIFWGNEIEKIQQINYLKQKKLDLDNLNISPANIFVTSKKNVQNAIPKILNELEKQFNHLIKNKQTQEAERLKSRVHYDMEMIKELGYCSGIENYSRYLDGRQENERPFCLMDYFSENFLLIIDESHVTLPQVKAMHGGDQSRKKTLVEYGFRLPSALDNRPLNFKEFENIKTQTVFLSATPGDYEIEKCHGVIVEQLIRPTGLLEPSIIIEKSQNQIDHLINQINIRIKKQQRTLVTTLTKKMAEKLSEYLIEAGIKTTYIHSDIDTIERIEIMKNLRQGNIDVLIGVNLLREGLDLPEVSLVAILDADKEGFLRSRRSLIQTIGRAARHIEGTSILYADVITDSIKATINDNKRKLKIQKQYNQTNNITPKPLVKKILSMNNFISNKKKPNDTAELDEKALNKMSLVNLKKKAKDTKKLMHKAAIEMDFHEAAKQRDYLFIIEKKISNF, from the coding sequence ATAATGTTTGAACTAAAATCAACATATTCACCAACTGGAGATCAACCAGAAGCCATAAATAAACTTTTAAATGGCTTAAAAAAGAAAATAAAATCACAATGCTTATTAGGTGTAACAGGATCAGGTAAAACTTTTACAATGGCAAATGTTATTGAAAAACATAATACTCCTACTTTAATTCTATGTCATAATAAAACATTAGCTGCACAATTATATGAAGAATTTAAAACATTTTTTCCAAATAATGCAGTTGAATACTTTGTGTCATACTATGATTATTATCAACCTGAAGCCTACCTACCTGCAACTAATACATATATTGAGAAAGATCTTTCAATTAATGAAGAAATTGAAAAATTAAGAATTAGCACTACTACATCTTTACTTTCTGGAAGAAAAGATGTAATTGTTATATCATCTGTCTCTTGCATATACGGATTAGGAAATCCTTCTTTTTTCAAAGAAAAATCAATACAATTAAATAAAAATTTACATTTTTCAAGAAAAAAATTAATTATTTGTTTAATTGATGCATTATATACAAGAACCGAAAATACGATATTACAACACGGAGAATTTAAAGTAGTTGGAGATACAATTATAATTCATCCAAGTAATGCAGATGTACATTATAAAATAATATTTTGGGGGAATGAGATTGAAAAAATTCAACAAATAAATTATTTAAAACAAAAAAAATTAGATTTAGACAATCTAAATATATCACCAGCAAATATCTTTGTCACTTCAAAAAAAAATGTTCAAAATGCAATTCCAAAAATATTAAATGAATTAGAAAAACAATTTAATCATCTAATTAAGAACAAACAAACTCAAGAAGCTGAACGATTAAAATCTAGAGTTCACTATGATATGGAAATGATTAAAGAACTTGGATATTGTAGCGGGATAGAAAACTACTCAAGGTATTTGGATGGAAGACAAGAAAATGAGCGACCATTTTGTCTCATGGATTATTTTTCTGAAAATTTTTTATTAATTATTGACGAGAGCCATGTAACACTTCCTCAAGTAAAAGCAATGCATGGAGGTGACCAATCTAGAAAAAAAACTCTTGTTGAATACGGATTCCGATTACCATCGGCATTAGACAACAGACCTCTAAATTTTAAAGAATTTGAAAATATAAAAACCCAAACTGTATTCCTGAGTGCAACTCCAGGAGATTATGAAATAGAAAAATGTCATGGTGTTATTGTTGAACAACTAATTAGACCCACAGGTCTTTTAGAACCAAGTATTATAATTGAAAAATCTCAAAATCAAATAGACCATCTAATAAATCAAATTAATATCAGAATAAAAAAACAACAAAGAACCTTAGTAACCACATTAACAAAAAAAATGGCCGAAAAATTAAGTGAGTATTTAATTGAAGCAGGAATTAAAACAACGTATATACACTCTGATATCGATACAATTGAGAGAATAGAGATTATGAAAAACTTAAGACAAGGAAATATAGATGTGTTAATAGGTGTAAATTTATTAAGAGAGGGGTTAGATTTACCCGAGGTATCACTAGTAGCTATTTTAGATGCAGATAAAGAAGGTTTCTTAAGATCTAGAAGATCTTTAATACAAACAATTGGAAGAGCTGCACGTCACATTGAAGGAACTAGTATATTATATGCAGACGTTATAACTGATTCCATTAAAGCAACAATTAATGATAACAAACGTAAACTCAAAATACAAAAGCAATACAACCAAACCAACAATATAACTCCTAAACCTTTGGTTAAAAAAATTCTTTCAATGAATAATTTTATATCCAATAAAAAGAAACCAAATGATACTGCAGAACTAGATGAAAAAGCACTTAATAAGATGTCACTCGTCAATTTAAAAAAGAAAGCTAAAGACACAAAAAAACTTATGCATAAAGCTGCAATTGAAATGGATTTTCATGAAGCCGCAAAACAAAGAGATTATCTATTTATTATTGAAAAAAAAATATCTAACTTCTAG
- a CDS encoding phosphosulfolactate synthase produces the protein MIDLPNIPIRPDKPRQKGLTMVMDKGISTLEAEGLMETCSSYIDIIKFGFGTSLISKNISKKIKLYKKHGIKLYLGGTLFEAYIVRNMFKEYCDLVNNLELNTVEISDGSIEMNHNQKCEYINKLANQNITVFSEVGYKSSDKIIAPSKWIELMEKELKAGSWKVIAEARESGNVGLYRSSGEVRSDLIEEILTKIPKEKILWEAPKKQQQVFFIKLLGPNVNLGNIGTNDIIPLESLRLGLRGDTFFNFIK, from the coding sequence ATGATTGACCTTCCTAATATACCTATAAGACCCGATAAACCCAGACAAAAAGGTTTAACAATGGTTATGGACAAAGGAATTTCAACTCTAGAAGCTGAAGGACTGATGGAAACATGTAGTAGTTATATTGATATAATAAAATTTGGATTTGGCACATCACTAATTAGTAAAAACATTTCTAAAAAAATTAAATTATATAAAAAACATGGCATAAAACTATATTTAGGAGGCACATTATTCGAAGCATATATTGTTAGAAATATGTTTAAAGAATATTGTGATTTAGTAAACAACCTTGAATTAAATACAGTAGAAATTTCTGATGGAAGCATCGAAATGAATCATAATCAAAAATGCGAGTACATTAATAAATTAGCTAATCAAAATATTACTGTTTTTTCTGAGGTAGGATATAAAAGTTCTGACAAGATAATAGCACCTTCAAAATGGATAGAGTTGATGGAAAAAGAATTAAAAGCAGGTTCTTGGAAAGTGATAGCAGAGGCAAGAGAAAGTGGTAATGTAGGCCTTTATAGAAGCAGTGGTGAAGTTCGTTCTGACTTAATTGAAGAAATTTTAACTAAAATACCAAAAGAAAAAATTCTGTGGGAAGCACCTAAAAAACAACAACAAGTATTTTTCATTAAATTACTTGGACCAAATGTGAACCTAGGTAATATTGGAACAAATGATATTATTCCTCTAGAGAGTCTTCGACTAGGACTAAGAGGAGACACCTTTTTTAATTTTATAAAATAG
- the fabG gene encoding 3-oxoacyl-[acyl-carrier-protein] reductase, producing MKILKDKTAIVTGGSRGIGKAIVLKFAENGANVVFTYVSSIDKANLVIEECQKYNVNIKAVKSDASDYNSTEDLIKNILQEFSSIDILVNNAGITKDNLLLRMTDADFNSVMHVNMNSVFNMTKCVQRNMLKARQGSIINLSSIVGVKGNPGQSNYAASKAAIIGFSKSIALELGSRNIRCNVIAPGFIETEMTNNLDIEMIKRWEESIPLKRTGNSKDVADLALFLASDLSSYITGQVINVCGGMVT from the coding sequence ATGAAAATATTAAAAGACAAAACCGCAATTGTAACTGGTGGATCAAGAGGCATTGGAAAGGCAATTGTTTTGAAGTTTGCTGAAAATGGTGCTAATGTAGTGTTCACATATGTATCGTCAATTGATAAAGCTAATTTAGTTATTGAAGAATGTCAAAAGTATAATGTAAATATTAAAGCTGTCAAGTCAGACGCATCTGATTACAATTCTACTGAAGATTTAATCAAAAATATATTACAAGAATTTTCCTCAATAGATATATTAGTAAATAATGCAGGAATTACTAAGGATAATTTATTATTACGCATGACAGATGCCGACTTTAATTCTGTAATGCATGTTAACATGAATTCAGTTTTTAATATGACTAAATGTGTTCAAAGAAACATGCTGAAAGCACGACAGGGCTCTATTATTAATTTGAGTTCTATTGTAGGCGTGAAAGGTAATCCTGGTCAATCCAACTATGCGGCATCTAAGGCTGCAATAATTGGTTTTTCTAAGTCTATTGCACTTGAGCTTGGGTCTAGAAATATTAGATGCAATGTTATTGCACCAGGATTTATTGAAACAGAGATGACCAATAATCTTGACATAGAGATGATCAAAAGGTGGGAAGAGAGTATCCCATTAAAAAGAACAGGCAATTCTAAAGACGTTGCTGATTTAGCTTTATTTTTAGCATCAGATTTATCTTCATATATCACTGGGCAGGTAATTAATGTCTGTGGAGGAATGGTAACTTAA
- a CDS encoding RluA family pseudouridine synthase — protein MLKGDKISDNKMYEHHLFEVEKNHDLIRIDKFLLLRLSNTTRTKIQKSISSGNVFCNDLPVKSNYKVKPNDKISIRFSYEPYNKEIIPENIPLDVVFEDSEIVIINKPSNMVVHPSYGHYTGTLVHAILYRFKDIKANSDTQRPGLVHRLDKNTTGLIVIARTEHALTFLSEQFVSRTIKRTYVALVWGDVKEDKGTITGNIGRNKKNRKIMTVFKDSSEGKHAVTHYEVLERFRYVTLVKCYLETGRTHQIRVHMKHIGHPLFNDNEYGGDKILRGTTFSKYKQFVQNCFKILPRQALHAISLSLKHPKSGKIVSFNTDLPSDLKNIINRWRKYVNNHLQ, from the coding sequence ATGTTAAAGGGAGATAAAATATCAGATAATAAAATGTATGAACATCATTTGTTCGAAGTTGAAAAAAATCATGATTTAATACGAATTGATAAATTTTTACTGCTTAGATTATCTAATACTACAAGAACCAAAATTCAAAAGTCTATTTCTAGTGGTAATGTTTTTTGTAATGATTTGCCAGTGAAATCAAATTATAAGGTAAAACCAAATGATAAAATTAGTATTCGTTTTAGCTACGAGCCTTATAATAAAGAAATTATTCCGGAAAATATTCCATTAGACGTTGTTTTTGAAGATAGTGAAATTGTTATTATCAATAAACCTAGTAATATGGTTGTACACCCAAGTTATGGACATTATACAGGTACACTTGTTCATGCCATTTTATATAGATTTAAAGATATAAAGGCTAATTCAGATACTCAAAGGCCAGGATTAGTTCATAGGTTGGATAAAAATACTACTGGTCTTATTGTAATAGCTAGAACTGAACATGCACTCACTTTTCTCTCAGAACAATTCGTTAGTAGAACAATTAAAAGAACTTATGTTGCTTTAGTTTGGGGAGATGTTAAAGAAGATAAAGGTACTATTACTGGTAATATCGGTAGAAATAAAAAAAATCGTAAGATTATGACTGTATTCAAAGATTCTAGTGAAGGAAAACATGCGGTTACACATTATGAAGTACTTGAGAGATTTAGATATGTTACTTTAGTGAAATGTTATTTAGAAACAGGTAGAACTCATCAAATTAGAGTTCATATGAAGCATATTGGCCATCCATTATTTAACGATAATGAATATGGAGGAGATAAAATTTTAAGGGGGACAACTTTTTCAAAATATAAACAATTTGTGCAAAATTGTTTTAAAATTTTGCCTCGCCAAGCTTTACATGCAATTAGTTTATCACTTAAGCATCCTAAAAGTGGAAAAATTGTTTCTTTTAATACTGATTTGCCATCAGATTTAAAAAATATTATAAATAGATGGCGTAAATATGTTAATAATCACTTACAATAA